One Syntrophaceae bacterium DNA window includes the following coding sequences:
- a CDS encoding IS256 family transposase, producing the protein MNLSPEWDADYRSAARQALVGILEDQMNDRLDRYLDEVGRSLADRRNGSYCRHLLTELGDIELRVPRSRKTSMIGVVRAYARRIGCVERMILACFVLGISTRKIAHALMPVLGEPVSATTVSRVARRLDAAVSAFHRRPLRRAYRFLLFDGVVLKRRTGAGASTRVVLVVLGVTAQGRKEIIDFRIAHAESQSAWEVFLTDLYRRGLTGEGLEMIITDGGRGLLAALPFVYPQVPLQRCWVHKTRNVLNYARKSDQAAMKKDLHAISHAASLREAQAVLQRFCRIWRPLYPKAVKSLMSHEEELLAFFRLPHPKLWPTIRTTNLIERRFREVRRRTRPWASSPIEPAWRESSMPSLPMRT; encoded by the coding sequence ATGAACCTGTCGCCGGAGTGGGATGCGGATTACCGCTCTGCGGCCCGTCAGGCCCTGGTCGGGATCTTGGAAGACCAGATGAACGACCGGCTGGACCGCTATCTCGACGAGGTGGGCCGCTCGCTGGCGGACCGGCGCAACGGCAGCTACTGCCGTCACCTGCTCACCGAGCTGGGGGATATCGAGCTGCGGGTGCCCCGGAGCCGCAAGACCAGCATGATCGGGGTGGTCCGGGCCTACGCCCGCCGCATCGGCTGCGTGGAGCGGATGATCCTGGCGTGCTTTGTCCTCGGGATCTCCACCCGCAAGATCGCCCACGCCCTGATGCCGGTTCTGGGCGAGCCCGTCAGCGCCACGACGGTGAGCCGGGTGGCCCGGAGGCTCGATGCGGCCGTGAGCGCCTTCCACAGACGGCCGCTGCGCCGAGCCTACCGGTTCCTGCTGTTCGACGGGGTGGTGCTCAAGCGCAGAACCGGAGCCGGGGCCTCCACGCGCGTCGTCCTGGTGGTCCTGGGGGTGACGGCCCAGGGCCGCAAGGAGATCATCGACTTCCGGATCGCCCACGCCGAGTCACAGAGCGCCTGGGAGGTCTTCCTCACGGATCTGTATCGACGGGGACTCACGGGCGAGGGGCTCGAGATGATCATCACCGACGGGGGCCGGGGCCTGCTGGCCGCCCTGCCCTTTGTCTATCCGCAGGTGCCCCTGCAGCGCTGCTGGGTGCATAAAACCCGCAACGTCCTCAACTACGCCCGCAAGAGCGACCAGGCCGCCATGAAGAAGGACCTGCACGCCATCAGCCATGCCGCCTCTCTGCGCGAGGCCCAAGCCGTCCTGCAGCGCTTCTGCCGCATCTGGCGCCCGCTCTATCCCAAGGCCGTCAAGAGCCTCATGAGCCACGAGGAAGAACTCCTGGCGTTCTTCCGGCTGCCCCATCCCAAGCTCTGGCCCACGATCCGGACCACCAACCTCATCGAACGCAGATTCCGCGAGGTCCGCAGGAGAACCCGCCCATGGGCGTCTTCTCCGATCGAACCAGCATGGAGAGAATCCTCTATGCCATCTTTACCCATGAGAACCTGA
- a CDS encoding PTS mannose transporter subunit IID produces the protein MLKRKGLVKIFLRSLLIQASWNVSRMQGLGFAFAAAPLAGEKTGAEDTEAQALLERHLRRFNTHPYMAAPVIGSVARLEVEGRPSAAAELKNALMGPYAALGDTFFWGALKPFSAVVALCLAILGYLLAPVVFLLIYNPVPFRVRIRGFLEGWRHGENGIGFIRRLDLPEQARRLRWGSAVALAGLAVLAPSAGPLPVPLEPGLLTQAAGLFVVLASYAAVKKGLSALATLYGAVALCAVFVWMR, from the coding sequence GTGTTGAAGAGGAAAGGGCTCGTAAAAATCTTCCTGAGGTCGCTCCTGATACAGGCCTCGTGGAATGTTTCGCGGATGCAGGGCCTCGGTTTCGCCTTCGCGGCGGCTCCCCTGGCGGGGGAAAAGACGGGTGCGGAGGACACCGAGGCGCAGGCGCTTCTGGAACGGCACCTGCGGAGGTTCAACACCCACCCCTACATGGCTGCACCCGTCATCGGCTCCGTCGCCCGGCTCGAGGTCGAGGGCAGGCCATCGGCGGCCGCGGAGCTGAAGAACGCCCTGATGGGCCCCTACGCGGCGCTGGGGGACACGTTCTTCTGGGGCGCTCTCAAGCCCTTTTCGGCCGTCGTAGCCCTGTGTCTCGCCATCTTGGGCTATCTCCTGGCCCCGGTCGTTTTCCTTCTCATCTACAACCCCGTGCCCTTCCGGGTGCGCATCCGGGGCTTCCTGGAAGGGTGGCGGCACGGGGAAAACGGGATCGGCTTCATCCGCCGCCTCGATCTGCCCGAACAGGCCAGGCGCCTCCGGTGGGGCAGCGCGGTTGCCCTGGCCGGCCTGGCGGTGCTGGCCCCGTCGGCCGGGCCGCTGCCGGTCCCGCTTGAGCCCGGCCTGCTGACGCAGGCGGCCGGCCTGTTCGTTGTCCTGGCCAGCTACGCGGCCGTGAAGAAGGGACTTTCCGCCCTTGCGACTCTCTACGGTGCGGTGGCTCTCTGCGCCGTCTTCGTGTGGATGCGATGA
- a CDS encoding MerR family transcriptional regulator, whose protein sequence is MRGHLVDIEIPDKTYFRIGEISKILGVEPHVIRYWETEFRTVRPIRTKSEQRLYRRKDLEALALIRKLLYEDRFTIAGAKKRLQELTREPEAQRPPGGECREKLQRVKQELRAIRDLLS, encoded by the coding sequence GTGAGAGGTCATCTCGTGGACATCGAGATCCCCGACAAAACCTACTTCCGCATCGGTGAGATCAGCAAGATCCTGGGCGTGGAGCCTCACGTCATCCGCTACTGGGAGACGGAATTCCGGACCGTGAGGCCCATCCGCACGAAGTCCGAGCAGCGGCTCTACCGGAGAAAGGACCTCGAGGCGCTCGCCCTCATCAGAAAACTGCTCTACGAGGACCGGTTCACCATTGCCGGGGCGAAGAAAAGGCTCCAGGAACTGACGCGTGAGCCGGAGGCGCAACGGCCGCCCGGCGGAGAATGCCGGGAGAAACTCCAGAGGGTCAAGCAGGAGCTGAGGGCGATCCGTGACCTGCTGAGCTAG
- the ptsP gene encoding phosphoenolpyruvate--protein phosphotransferase has product MNPGDSRRTVILQGTGVSPGVAIGTAHLLRRIDAPISRYQIQDKSLLAEETRRFRKAIKDSEAQLLEIKRKFKDQEGLETLYILDVHIMILRDKMLIRQTIGNIEDKGVNAEWALRMTLDKYRDVFSKVDDEYLRERVSDVEYVGQRILRNLAGVHHESISGIGENAIVIARDLSPADTMQMKVEKIQGFATDMGGKTSHTAIVARAYEIPAVVGLEKVTTEVRTGDVVIVDGTAGAVIVNPDPEIIRRYEEKKRHYETIEDSLLRNARKPAVTLDRHRVLIGANIEFTEEIASAVHHGADGIGLYRTEFIYINRDRLPTEEEHFCAYKKVVESKGIRWATIRTFDLGGDKFMSDPRLAAEMNPVMGLRAIRFCLREVDLFKVQLRAILRASAYGRTRVLFPMISGMEELLETKRIFNEVKKELKRDGIPYGRDLKVGIMMEVPSAAMIAGDLAREVDFFSIGTNDLIQYTLAIDRVNERVSYLYEPLHPAVLKLIRQIVEAGHKAGIKVAMCGEMAGEPAYTMVLLGLGIDELSMNALVIPRVKKIIRAVTMKECRKLADRVMSFNSASEIEFFVRDTMRRKFKDDFETAD; this is encoded by the coding sequence ATGAATCCCGGCGATTCACGCAGAACCGTGATCCTGCAGGGGACGGGCGTGTCCCCGGGGGTCGCCATCGGCACGGCCCATCTCCTTCGTCGAATCGACGCCCCCATCTCGCGCTACCAGATCCAAGACAAGAGCCTGCTCGCCGAGGAGACGCGCCGGTTCCGGAAGGCCATCAAGGACTCCGAGGCCCAGCTGCTGGAGATCAAGCGCAAGTTCAAGGACCAGGAGGGGCTCGAGACCCTCTACATCCTCGACGTTCACATCATGATCCTGCGGGACAAAATGCTCATCCGCCAGACGATCGGGAACATCGAGGACAAGGGGGTCAACGCCGAGTGGGCCCTGCGGATGACCCTGGACAAGTACCGCGACGTGTTCAGCAAGGTCGACGACGAGTACCTGCGCGAGCGGGTCAGCGACGTGGAATACGTGGGGCAGCGGATCCTGAGAAACCTGGCCGGGGTCCACCACGAGTCCATTTCGGGGATCGGTGAGAACGCCATCGTGATCGCCCGCGACCTCTCACCCGCCGACACGATGCAGATGAAGGTGGAGAAGATCCAGGGATTCGCCACCGACATGGGCGGCAAGACCTCTCACACGGCCATCGTGGCCCGGGCCTATGAGATCCCTGCCGTCGTGGGGCTCGAGAAGGTCACGACGGAGGTCCGGACGGGGGACGTCGTCATCGTCGACGGCACGGCGGGCGCCGTCATCGTCAACCCGGACCCGGAGATCATCCGCCGCTACGAGGAGAAAAAGCGGCACTACGAGACGATCGAGGACAGCCTCCTCAGGAACGCCCGGAAGCCTGCCGTCACGCTCGACAGGCACAGGGTGCTCATCGGGGCCAACATCGAGTTCACGGAGGAGATCGCATCGGCCGTCCACCACGGCGCCGACGGCATCGGTCTGTACCGGACGGAATTCATCTACATCAACCGCGACCGGCTCCCCACGGAGGAGGAGCACTTCTGCGCCTACAAGAAGGTCGTCGAGTCGAAAGGCATCCGCTGGGCGACGATCCGCACCTTCGACCTCGGCGGCGACAAGTTCATGTCCGACCCGCGGCTTGCGGCGGAGATGAACCCCGTGATGGGCCTGCGGGCCATCCGCTTCTGCCTGCGGGAGGTGGACCTGTTCAAGGTGCAGCTTCGGGCCATCCTCCGGGCCAGCGCCTACGGACGGACGAGGGTGCTCTTCCCCATGATCTCGGGGATGGAGGAGCTGCTGGAGACCAAGCGGATCTTCAACGAGGTGAAGAAGGAGCTCAAGCGCGACGGCATCCCCTACGGCAGGGACTTGAAGGTCGGGATCATGATGGAGGTCCCCTCGGCCGCGATGATCGCGGGGGATCTCGCCCGCGAGGTGGACTTCTTCAGCATCGGGACCAACGACCTCATCCAGTACACCCTGGCCATCGACCGGGTGAACGAGAGGGTCAGCTACCTCTACGAGCCGCTGCACCCGGCGGTGCTGAAGCTCATCCGCCAGATCGTGGAGGCGGGACACAAGGCCGGCATCAAGGTCGCCATGTGCGGCGAGATGGCCGGGGAGCCCGCCTACACCATGGTCCTGCTGGGTCTCGGGATCGACGAGCTGAGCATGAACGCCCTGGTGATCCCGCGCGTCAAGAAGATCATCCGCGCCGTCACGATGAAGGAGTGCCGAAAACTGGCCGATCGGGTCATGTCCTTCAACTCGGCCTCCGAGATCGAGTTCTTCGTCCGGGACACGATGCGGCGCAAGTTCAAGGACGATTTCGAAACCGCGGATTGA
- a CDS encoding HPr family phosphocarrier protein, with translation MIVQKTLTIKNELGLHARSAAMIVRALEGCRSQVSLERDGVRVDARSLLDILTLGCPKDSRIVVRADGDDAREAVESIERLVDSRFGEDA, from the coding sequence ATGATCGTTCAGAAGACCCTCACGATCAAGAACGAACTGGGCCTGCACGCGCGGTCGGCCGCCATGATCGTCCGCGCTCTCGAGGGGTGCCGGTCGCAGGTGTCCCTCGAGCGCGACGGGGTCCGGGTCGACGCCAGGAGCCTGCTGGACATTCTCACCCTCGGCTGCCCGAAGGACAGCCGCATCGTGGTGCGCGCCGACGGCGACGACGCACGGGAAGCGGTCGAAAGCATCGAGAGACTCGTCGACAGCCGCTTCGGGGAGGACGCATGA